In the Aptenodytes patagonicus chromosome 5, bAptPat1.pri.cur, whole genome shotgun sequence genome, CCACAGAGAACACAAGGTGTTTGCTGTTGGTCGGGTTGTAATGCACAGTCCTGGGAGGGAGCAGACCATGAGCTTCAGGGCCACCCAGCACCAAACCCACCCCGGCACAGCCTTCCCTAGCCCCTTCAACCCGAGGGGCTTCCCCAGAGacaccagccccttccccatcGCTTACCTGTGGTTGGGGGAAAGTGTCATGTGCGTGCCGTTGTTGAAGAGGACCCCGATGCTGCGGTTGGAGAGCTGGTAGCCAAAGCCGTACTTGTTGGAGTAATCCACCCACTTGCTCACCCAGACAAAGTGCTCGTGGCGGGCCAGGGAAGCCGGGTTTTTCTCCGCTGGTGGAGAGGAGAgggggtgagcagagcaggcagccagccccTGTCCACCTCACCTCCCCAGGGGGGAGCAGACCCCCCCACAGCAGGCTCTGTCAGTATTTAAGGTACCCCAAATAGCAGCTGTGCCTTCATCCCATGGGGAAGGGGATGCACAGCACCCTATCCCATCCTAGAGCAGTCTGACTGGTTTACCTGGGGGCATGGAGGAGAGGCAGGTCCGCAGGAGCCGGACAGCCGACTCGATGATGGCAGAGGCAGTGATGCAGTCTTCAAAGGCTGTGGAGAGAAGATGACAGGTTGAGTCAGCTGGCCCCGCTATCAGCCAGGGCAGGACAGGAAGCTCAGGGCAGGCTTGGGGTGACCTGAGCAGTATTGCTCACCCTCACAGCTGCTGGCCATCGTCCCCCGGATGGAGGGGGACACAGACTTGTGAGATGTCTCCTCCACCACTGTCTCCACAGGGCTAGAGCTGGCACTGCGGCATGATACGGGGGTGGCCTGCAGAGAGACCTGGCTTTATCAccatcctgcctgctcccccaaAGAGGGGTGTGCACGGGCTCGGGGATGGTCTCACCTCATTCCCTTCCATGGTTTTATAGCTCATCTGCCGGCAGATGGAGGTCTTCATCAGCCCAGTGACCAGCTTGGAGATGTCATCCTTGTCCTCCAAAGAGCCCTTCTTGGCTGAGGAGAGAGCAAGCGATCAGCACACTGCTGAGCACAGGGGATAGAGACATTTGGGCAACCCCTCCCAGTAGCTCAGCTCTCCCTCATCTGCTCCCATGCCCACAGTGGTGAGGATGgtcaggcagctgcctcccgctttCACTTCCCAGTTCTCATGCAACACAGGCCTTCCAGGAGGAACTGTCCCTGTGGGTTGCAGCACAGCATCCGCTCTCCAGGCACACACCCATGCCAGGCCACCAGCACCAGAAGGGCAGGGGCAAGCCCAACTTGTGCTGGCCCCAGGCAGGGGGTCTACAGAGACCCATCAGGAGGTCTCTCCAGGAGACGGGACCCACTTCTCCCTGGAGAAAGGGTCACCCAGAGGCTCCTGGGCAAGTGCATGGACTCACCCTTGGGTTTCTTCTTCCCAAAGAGTGTCTTGGTGACTTTAGCAAACAGACTCTTTGCTGGGTTGGGAGGACTCAGCTCTGGAGCCATcacacagctgctgggagggagctTCTCAGGCGTGTAGCCCTGCAGAGAGGTCAAGGCAGAGGTTTAGTTTCCATAGCCCACGtgctccaggcagagcagctgccctGGGCTGACCGCAGTCACTCACAGCCCTCCTGACAGCCAGTCTGTGTTTCTGTCAAGCCTTGACCCCACAACTGGCATCAGTACAGGAAACAGCCCATGCTATAGggacagggcagcaggagcacacCAGACACCTCAGTTCCCCTGGCTGGCATTTGGGCAGGACAGTGGCTGCTTCCTTTGAAGGACTTGGGCTCCAAGGACAGCACCCTGCGCCCAAAAAGCCTCATCCCACCTGGAGAAGGGTCAAGGCCAGACCCCCACCCACTCACCTTGAAGAACTCATGGTCCAAGATCTCCTCAAGGGTGAGGCGGTCCTGGGGGTTGCGTCTGAGGATGCCAGCAATGAGGTGtttggcaggcagggagaggaagacagGGAGGGTGTACTCCACCTGCTTGATACACCTGTAGGTCTCCTTGAGGTCGGAGGTCTCGAAGGGAGGGTTCCCACACAGCAGGGTGTACCTGGGAGGAGACACATGTGCCACCGTCACATCCCCACCAGGCTTGTGACTCAGCAGCACTTAAAGCAAGGAAGTTATTGGCATTTGGCCGGCCACACCTGGCCAGGAGCACCACTTCCAGCCTGGGCAGCCGCACTCACATCCGGCCACACTTCCTCCTAGCAACTGTTTAGAGCAAAAGGCGAggagccctggggaaggggagagggctGGCAGAAGGCCACCCCACTGACACCGCTCCCACCCCCTGTACGGCCACcagggcagaaagcagagcaggaagcTTGCGGGCAGCAGCCGGGCGAGGAGCTGGATGTGCTGAAGCAGCACAGCTATCGCTCCCCGTacaaacagagcagcagctgccaccagcCACCGAGATTTTCCGTTGTTTATCAGGTTCACAGGGTGATCAAGCCTGCTTTGAACTGGAGTTGAGcgcagcaggagagcacctgccCTTTGCAGCTCCCAAGCAGCATCCCGGGACGGCTGGCAGCACCCGCTCCAAAGTGGGGCTCAGCAGGATCCGGCCGCCCACTCCCCTCCCCCTGTCTTTCGGCAACCACTGCAAAACCACGAGGCAAAGCGCAAGAGGACTTCCTCATCATGGCTGCTCCACAGCCCGGCTCTCCCCCACCctgcgcaggcagggctgcctggacCCCTCCCCACCCAGCAGCACAGACTTACATGACACAGCCCAGAGACCACACATCCGACTCTGGCCTATGGCCCTGCCTCAACAGCACTTCTGGGGCCAGGTAGTTGGGGGTCCCACATATTGTCCTGTGGGGCAGAGCGCCAGGTCAGTGCATGCTCCTCATCCCCTTGCAAACAGCCTTCCCGCACCCAAGCCCTGGGATTTAGCTTGCAgcctgtcctccccccccccccccccccgattttgcTCTTTGTGGCCCAAAGCACCCTCCATCTACAAGAAGCCCCATACAgactcaccccccaccccccagctccCGGTTCAGGAGCAGCTGCTCCTGGGGAGCCGTTGGGAAGAGCTTGTCCTAGAGCCAGGGAGGAACAGAGCCTTTGTGTCCCAGCCCCGCACAGCCGGCAGGGCAGCCGGGCAGGCACAATAGCAGTAGTCAGCACATTGTTCTCCCCGACGGCTTCAAGCTCACTCCTGAAGGAGCCACAAAGTCCCCAGTCCCCTCGCcttgcctgcagctggggcaggaatgaccctcccatcccaccccaggaAGGGGCCCTAAggcttcccctccccaggccagGAGGGACCACTGACCCCTTCACCCTCCCAGGAAGTCACAGGAGGAAGAGTGAAACCTCGGAGGGCTCTGGAATAGGGAAACCTCAGACTTACTTTTTCTTCTGGTCAGAGATATCCTGGCAAGCAGCTAGACCAAAGTCCCCCACTTTCAGCTCCATGTTTTCGTTGATGAAGAAGTTGCCTGCAAGTCAAGGGCAATGCATCACCACAAGTCCCTCTGGGGCAGCTCGGTCCCCACACAGCACCCAGCCCCGACCGCAGCACTCACCGAGCTTGAGGTCTCTGTGCAGGATGCCCTTGAGGTGAAGGTATTTCAAGCCTGAGATGATCTGTTTGAGGTAATAGCGCACTTCGGGTTCCAGCAGAGTATGGCGGGCCTTCCAGATGTGGGCCAGGGACTGCAGAGGGAAAGAAGGCAGCTTGGTGATGGCAGGCAGAGAGaacaggcagccctgctgactaGGCAAGGGGCAGGCAGGGTCAAAGCCAGTTCTTCCAGAAGTTGCACATCCACAAGTAATCCTTCTTCCACAGCCATGACCTCAGCAGACTCCCCACACAAGGTTGAGGttgctcagcacagccaggggtACCACTGGATTTATGGTGGCCCCACTAGGAGCTAAGGGCTGCCAACATGAGCAGGCAGCCTGAGTAGGACAGGCAACCGGCAGTGTCCCCAGTGCCATGTGAAACCACACAGGTTATGGCTGAGCTCAGAGGGTATGACAGAGCAGGCAGCAAGGCAGCCCAGGAGAAGGAGGGTGCTAACAAAGCACCTCAGATAAGGCCTGCTCCAACCAGCCACAGCTCTGTTTAGGAGATCCTTTGGCAGGGAGGCCACACCAGCGCTCACCTTCCTACTGCAGTGCTCCAGGAAGATGTAGATGCTCTCTGCATCCTCAAAGTAGTGGGAGAACTTGACGATGTGCTTGTGGTGCAAGTCCTGGTGCAGCTCAATCTCATTGGTGATCTGAAAGGGAGCAGCAGTCCCAGGTGAGCACAGGGTCCCTGCTGTGCcccaccagcccagcaccccaccagccccacggcacccACCTTCTCCCGCTGGTGGGGTTTAGCCACCCGGCTGTGAGGAATGACCTTCACAGCATAGGTTTTGTTGCTGGAGAGGTCTGTCATTTCATAGCATCGTGCAAACCCACCCTGCAAGGGAAGAGGTGGTTATGGATGGGTGAGAGACAGCTCTTTGCCCCTGCCTACgagccgcctcctcctcctccattcccttgcagcacagcccaGCAAGCATCACACGCTCCCTCCTGCTGCATCACCCACTAAGATCTGAACTATGATGCTCTCAACCAGGGATTTTCTTCACCCAGTTCCTGTAAAACCTCCAGGGCGTTTTTCCTCCCACCATGGCCGGACTCTGCATCTTTCCACATGACAGATCAACGTGGAAAGTCCTGCGCAGGGCAGGGAGCCCGGCGACCGGAGGCCACCGA is a window encoding:
- the PLK3 gene encoding serine/threonine-protein kinase PLK3, yielding MEPAGLFPPFPAACLPAQPAPAPARPPRAAETTRIITDPISGRSYCKGRLLGKGGFARCYEMTDLSSNKTYAVKVIPHSRVAKPHQREKITNEIELHQDLHHKHIVKFSHYFEDAESIYIFLEHCSRKSLAHIWKARHTLLEPEVRYYLKQIISGLKYLHLKGILHRDLKLGNFFINENMELKVGDFGLAACQDISDQKKKTICGTPNYLAPEVLLRQGHRPESDVWSLGCVMYTLLCGNPPFETSDLKETYRCIKQVEYTLPVFLSLPAKHLIAGILRRNPQDRLTLEEILDHEFFKGYTPEKLPPSSCVMAPELSPPNPAKSLFAKVTKTLFGKKKPKAKKGSLEDKDDISKLVTGLMKTSICRQMSYKTMEGNEATPVSCRSASSSPVETVVEETSHKSVSPSIRGTMASSCEAFEDCITASAIIESAVRLLRTCLSSMPPAEKNPASLARHEHFVWVSKWVDYSNKYGFGYQLSNRSIGVLFNNGTHMTLSPNHRTVHYNPTNSKHLVFSVAAIPEQLQGQMSVLRYFASYMEQHLMKGGDLPSIDDLGQPALLLLQWVKTDQALLMLFSSGTLQVNFYNDHTKVIISKPDHSCLVTYINRERNSYTYKLCSIQELGCSPELHHRLRYILKLLQERAEA